A single region of the Undibacterium piscinae genome encodes:
- a CDS encoding DNA mismatch repair protein MutS: MTVPLKNLADLKQLGLHLKQQQEARQKAQAERLERERQAHLEANIFRSSVGELKPLKAVDKHQATSPRPAPLPFQHLADERAALQESLSDEFDADSLLETDDLLSYTRKGIGIDVAKKLRKGHWVIQAELDLHGMRRDQARDSLGDFLRRCNRNGNRCVRIIHGKGLGSVNKEPVLKSKVRNWLIQKDEVLAFSQATAADGGSGALIVLLKG, encoded by the coding sequence ATGACTGTTCCATTGAAAAATCTTGCAGACCTAAAGCAATTAGGTCTGCATTTAAAGCAGCAACAAGAGGCGCGCCAGAAGGCGCAGGCAGAACGACTTGAAAGGGAACGCCAAGCTCACCTGGAAGCGAATATTTTCCGCAGCAGCGTCGGTGAGCTAAAGCCGCTCAAAGCCGTAGACAAGCATCAGGCGACAAGCCCGCGCCCCGCCCCACTCCCCTTCCAGCATCTGGCAGATGAGCGTGCCGCCCTGCAAGAATCCTTATCGGATGAATTTGACGCGGACTCCCTGCTAGAGACCGATGACTTACTGAGCTATACACGCAAAGGTATAGGCATAGACGTCGCAAAAAAATTGCGTAAAGGCCACTGGGTGATTCAGGCTGAACTCGACCTGCACGGCATGCGTAGAGATCAGGCGCGCGATAGCCTGGGTGATTTTTTGCGCCGATGCAATCGCAACGGCAATCGTTGCGTTCGTATCATTCACGGTAAGGGACTGGGCTCCGTGAATAAGGAACCCGTCTTAAAAAGCAAAGTAAGGAATTGGCTGATACAAAAAGACGAAGTTTTAGCTTTTAGCCAAGCCACTGCGGCCGATGGCGGTTCCGGCGCCTTAATCGTTTTACTAAAAGGATAA
- a CDS encoding NAD(P)H-binding protein, with translation MTTKLILLGAGKIGDAILNLLSHSGDYQITVADRDPERLKYVKQAGFPNTRIVQADLGDKQVVTELIRGHQVTLSACPYFLTPIIAGAAKAANSHYFDLTEDVESTRIVKQLAEGADCAFVPQCGLAPGFISIVANDVAKRFDTLRDVSMRVGALPTFPNNALKYNLTWSTDGLINEYCNPCEAIVDGHLRETSALEEIEHFSLDGIDYEAFNTSGGLGTLCESLSGKVQNLNYKTVRYPGHRDIVKMLIRDLELGKLERRPILKDVLETSIPMTKQDVVLVFVSVIGMRDGRLEQESYAKKIYSQVVNGQLLSAIQLTTASGICAMVDMVVTGKLPQHGMVRQEQASLNDFLANRFGHYYAL, from the coding sequence ATGACTACCAAACTGATCCTACTAGGTGCCGGCAAAATCGGCGATGCGATTCTCAACCTGTTATCCCATAGCGGCGACTATCAGATCACAGTAGCCGACCGCGACCCCGAGCGCTTGAAATATGTCAAGCAAGCCGGTTTCCCGAATACCCGCATCGTGCAAGCCGATCTGGGCGACAAACAGGTAGTGACTGAGCTGATACGCGGACATCAGGTGACTTTATCGGCCTGTCCTTATTTTTTGACACCGATTATTGCCGGGGCTGCCAAGGCAGCCAACTCGCATTACTTTGACCTGACCGAAGACGTGGAAAGCACCCGCATCGTCAAGCAACTGGCGGAAGGCGCCGATTGCGCGTTTGTGCCGCAATGCGGTCTGGCACCAGGCTTCATTTCCATCGTTGCCAACGATGTCGCCAAACGCTTCGACACCTTGCGTGACGTCAGCATGCGTGTCGGCGCCCTGCCGACCTTCCCGAATAACGCCTTAAAATACAACCTGACCTGGAGCACTGATGGCCTGATCAATGAGTATTGCAACCCATGTGAAGCGATTGTTGACGGCCACTTACGCGAAACTTCGGCACTGGAAGAAATCGAACATTTCTCACTCGATGGCATCGATTACGAAGCCTTCAACACTTCGGGCGGACTGGGCACCTTGTGCGAAAGCCTGTCTGGGAAAGTGCAAAACCTGAACTACAAAACCGTGCGCTATCCCGGTCATCGCGACATCGTCAAAATGCTGATCCGTGACTTGGAATTGGGTAAGTTGGAACGCCGCCCTATTCTTAAGGACGTCTTGGAGACCTCCATTCCCATGACAAAACAAGACGTGGTACTGGTATTTGTCAGCGTCATCGGCATGCGCGACGGCCGTCTCGAACAAGAGTCTTACGCCAAGAAAATCTACAGCCAGGTGGTCAATGGACAATTACTGTCCGCGATACAATTGACCACGGCTTCCGGCATTTGCGCCATGGTTGACATGGTCGTCACCGGAAAATTGCCACAGCACGGCATGGTGCGACAGGAACAGGCTTCGCTGAACGACTTCCTGGCGAATCGTTTCGGCCATTACTACGCACTTTAA
- a CDS encoding replication-associated recombination protein A, with translation MNPASRNTPLAERRRPTSIDEVIGQQHLLGKGKPLRVAFESGEPHSMILWGPPGVGKTTLARLMADAFNAEFIALSAVLSGVKDIREAVERAQILQANSQRRTILFVDEVHRFNKSQQDAFLPHVESGLFTFIGATTENPSFEVNSALLSRASVYVLKSLADEDLSTMVDKACEAELTGLSFTPEAKASLIASADGDGRKLLNNLDITARAAAAKQLREVDAVLLAECLGDALRRFDKGGDAFYDQISALHKSVRGSNPDAALYWMVRMLDGGADPRYLARRIVRMASEDIGLADPRALRMTLDAAETYERLGSPEGELALAQAVIYLACAAKSNAAYKAYNAVRALVAKDSSRTVPEHLRNAPTKLMKELGYGKLYRYAHDEPDAYAAGETYLPAGLEGQQWYRPVPRGLEIKIAEKLAYLRKLDRDAQG, from the coding sequence ATGAACCCTGCATCAAGAAATACCCCGCTGGCCGAGCGCCGGCGCCCCACTAGCATCGATGAGGTGATAGGCCAGCAACATTTGCTGGGCAAGGGAAAACCCTTGCGTGTTGCGTTCGAATCCGGTGAACCGCATTCGATGATCTTGTGGGGCCCTCCCGGGGTCGGAAAAACCACGCTGGCCAGATTGATGGCCGATGCGTTTAACGCTGAATTTATTGCGCTGTCGGCGGTGCTGTCGGGTGTTAAGGACATCCGCGAGGCGGTGGAACGTGCGCAGATTTTGCAGGCAAATTCACAGCGCCGCACCATCCTGTTTGTCGATGAGGTGCATCGTTTCAATAAAAGCCAGCAAGACGCTTTTTTGCCGCATGTGGAGAGTGGCTTGTTCACCTTTATCGGTGCCACCACCGAGAACCCTTCGTTCGAAGTCAATAGCGCCTTGCTGTCACGCGCTTCGGTCTATGTATTGAAATCCTTGGCCGACGAAGATTTGTCAACGATGGTGGATAAGGCTTGTGAAGCAGAATTGACCGGTTTGAGTTTTACTCCGGAGGCGAAAGCTAGTCTGATTGCCAGTGCTGACGGTGACGGTCGCAAGTTGCTGAATAATCTTGATATTACCGCGCGCGCCGCTGCCGCAAAACAGCTCAGGGAAGTTGATGCCGTATTACTCGCCGAATGTCTGGGCGATGCCTTGCGACGTTTCGATAAGGGCGGCGATGCCTTTTACGATCAGATCTCTGCCTTGCATAAATCGGTGCGCGGTTCCAATCCCGATGCCGCGCTGTATTGGATGGTCAGGATGCTCGACGGCGGCGCTGATCCTCGTTATCTGGCGCGGCGTATCGTCAGGATGGCCAGCGAGGATATCGGCCTGGCTGATCCGCGCGCGCTGCGTATGACCTTGGATGCGGCCGAAACTTACGAACGCCTTGGTTCTCCCGAGGGCGAATTGGCTTTGGCGCAAGCGGTGATTTACCTCGCTTGTGCGGCAAAATCAAATGCGGCCTATAAGGCCTACAACGCAGTACGTGCTTTGGTGGCGAAAGATAGCTCACGAACGGTACCCGAGCACCTGCGCAATGCACCGACCAAGTTGATGAAAGAACTCGGTTACGGCAAGCTGTATCGTTACGCGCATGATGAGCCAGATGCTTACGCGGCCGGCGAGACTTACCTGCCGGCGGGCCTGGAAGGGCAGCAATGGTATCGTCCCGTGCCGCGCGGCCTGGAAATAAAAATTGCCGAGAAATTGGCGTATTTGCGAAAACTAGATCGCGACGCTCAAGGCTGA
- a CDS encoding DNA translocase FtsK — translation MTNNNEAYTRNRSEKTAPPIPSRLVNLMAEVRWIAFAALSIYLILILFTYSKLDPGWSHASEVMKFHNIGGKFGAWFSDVLLYVFGLSSWWFSIVLMRLVWQDYRHLATQLLPGATNEVHGYEKIVQVLGFALLMAGSMGIEFLRMHTLKIGLPLAPGGVLGEIIGTAAYTSFGATGSTLVLLLAFALGLSLYFHLSWLQVAENVGAGIELCFEFIQRKYSARQDRRVGHTAAVKRQEIVVQERAKIVEAAPIRIEPQVVAVQKSERIEKERQVSLFSDMPDGNLPPLSLLDEAPVTQETVSIETLEFTSRLIEKKLSDFGVDAKVIAAYPGPVITRYEIEPATGVKGSQIVGLARDLARSLSLTSIRVVETIPGKNYMGLELPNPKRQIVRLTEILGSKIYNDSASSLTVALGKDIAGHPVVADLAKMPHLLVAGTTGSGKSVGINATILSLLYKSDPNDVRMILIDPKMLEMSVYEGIPHLLAPVVTDMRQAAHALNWAVAEMERRYKLMSKLGVRNLAGYNMKIAEATKREEHIPNPFSLTPDAPEPLEILPTIVIIIDELADLMMVVGKKVEELIARIAQKARAAGLHLILATQRPSVDVITGLIKANIPTRIAFQVSSKIDSRTILDQMGAESLLGMGDMLYMPPGTGLPVRVHGAFVSDEEVHRVVKYLKAQGEPNYIEGILEGGVLEESADGMPAAEGGNEADVLYDQAVAIVLKNRRASISLVQRHLRIGYNRAARLLEQMEQSGVVSSMQTNGNREILVPAGNSE, via the coding sequence ATGACTAATAACAACGAAGCCTACACACGTAATCGCAGCGAAAAAACTGCCCCGCCGATACCAAGCCGTCTCGTCAATTTAATGGCTGAGGTGCGCTGGATCGCGTTTGCTGCGCTCAGCATTTATCTTATCCTGATCTTATTTACCTATTCCAAGCTTGATCCGGGCTGGTCGCATGCCAGTGAGGTAATGAAATTCCATAATATCGGCGGTAAGTTTGGCGCCTGGTTTTCTGATGTGCTGCTATATGTGTTTGGCTTGTCCTCGTGGTGGTTTAGCATAGTGTTAATGCGCTTGGTATGGCAGGATTACCGGCATCTGGCTACTCAGTTATTGCCCGGTGCCACCAATGAGGTGCATGGCTATGAGAAGATTGTTCAGGTGTTAGGTTTTGCCTTGCTCATGGCAGGGAGCATGGGAATTGAATTTTTGCGCATGCACACTTTAAAAATAGGCCTGCCATTGGCGCCGGGTGGCGTGTTGGGGGAAATAATCGGCACTGCGGCGTATACATCGTTCGGCGCAACCGGTTCTACTTTAGTGTTATTGCTCGCATTCGCCTTGGGCTTAAGTTTGTACTTTCATCTGTCATGGCTGCAAGTGGCGGAAAATGTCGGTGCAGGTATTGAGCTATGTTTTGAATTTATCCAGCGTAAGTATTCGGCACGTCAAGACCGCCGCGTAGGGCATACGGCCGCGGTGAAGCGCCAGGAAATTGTGGTTCAGGAAAGAGCGAAGATCGTCGAGGCAGCACCGATACGGATAGAGCCGCAAGTGGTCGCGGTACAAAAATCGGAAAGGATAGAAAAAGAGCGGCAGGTATCCCTGTTTAGCGATATGCCCGATGGTAATTTGCCGCCTTTGTCCTTATTGGATGAGGCACCCGTCACACAGGAAACTGTCAGTATAGAAACCTTGGAATTTACCAGCCGCTTGATAGAGAAAAAGCTCTCGGATTTCGGTGTAGATGCAAAAGTGATCGCTGCTTATCCTGGTCCGGTGATTACCCGTTATGAGATAGAACCGGCTACCGGTGTCAAAGGTAGCCAGATTGTCGGCTTGGCGCGAGATCTGGCACGATCCCTGTCGCTGACCTCAATTCGCGTGGTGGAAACTATTCCGGGCAAGAACTATATGGGTTTGGAATTGCCTAACCCCAAGCGCCAGATTGTCCGCCTGACTGAGATTTTGGGTTCAAAAATTTACAACGACAGCGCCTCTAGTTTGACCGTGGCGCTGGGCAAGGATATTGCCGGTCATCCGGTAGTCGCAGATCTGGCGAAAATGCCGCATCTGCTGGTTGCCGGTACTACCGGTTCGGGTAAGTCGGTTGGTATCAATGCGACGATTTTGTCTTTGTTGTATAAGTCAGATCCGAATGACGTAAGGATGATACTGATAGATCCTAAGATGCTGGAAATGTCCGTGTATGAAGGGATTCCGCACTTGCTTGCGCCGGTCGTCACGGATATGCGTCAGGCGGCGCACGCACTTAACTGGGCAGTGGCGGAGATGGAGCGGCGTTATAAATTAATGTCCAAGCTGGGGGTTCGTAATCTGGCTGGCTACAATATGAAGATCGCTGAAGCGACGAAACGCGAAGAACATATTCCAAATCCGTTTAGCTTGACACCGGATGCTCCTGAACCACTTGAGATTTTGCCTACCATCGTCATTATTATTGATGAGTTGGCCGACCTGATGATGGTGGTCGGTAAAAAGGTGGAAGAGTTGATCGCCAGGATAGCGCAAAAGGCGCGTGCCGCCGGTTTGCACTTGATATTGGCTACCCAGCGCCCATCTGTAGACGTAATCACCGGTTTGATTAAAGCCAATATTCCTACCCGTATCGCATTTCAGGTCAGTAGCAAGATCGATTCCCGCACTATTCTCGACCAGATGGGGGCCGAGTCATTATTAGGTATGGGTGATATGCTGTACATGCCGCCAGGTACCGGCCTGCCGGTTCGCGTACATGGCGCTTTCGTTTCGGACGAGGAGGTGCACCGCGTAGTGAAGTATTTGAAGGCGCAAGGAGAACCCAATTACATTGAAGGTATTCTTGAAGGCGGCGTGCTGGAAGAGAGTGCCGATGGCATGCCGGCCGCAGAGGGCGGCAATGAAGCCGATGTCTTGTACGATCAGGCAGTGGCGATCGTACTCAAGAATCGCCGTGCCTCTATCTCTCTGGTGCAGCGTCATTTACGGATAGGCTACAATCGCGCCGCGCGCCTGCTTGAACAGATGGAACAAAGCGGGGTGGTTTCGAGTATGCAAACCAATGGTAACCGTGAGATTTTAGTGCCCGCCGGAAATTCAGAATAA
- the lolA gene encoding outer membrane lipoprotein chaperone LolA, with the protein MKKNVIKLVAILTLSLPLLAHASAIEQFKVFAANTKSAKGEFLQQQVKMVDGSPKISKTAAGTFSFARPGKFIWTYLKPYEQNLQTDGDKLYIYDKDLNQVTIRELNGALGASPAAILFGNGDLEKNFHLKEAGVKQGVEWLEATPKAKDSQFEHIGIGMKDGLPLALELRDSFGQVSLVTLKNVEKNLAFKADQFKFIIPSGADVSRQ; encoded by the coding sequence GTGAAAAAAAATGTAATTAAGCTGGTCGCAATCTTGACGTTGTCCTTGCCACTGCTGGCGCATGCTTCCGCGATTGAGCAGTTCAAGGTATTTGCGGCCAATACCAAGTCGGCAAAAGGCGAGTTCTTACAGCAGCAAGTGAAGATGGTCGATGGTAGTCCGAAAATCAGCAAAACCGCGGCCGGCACTTTTAGTTTTGCGCGCCCGGGGAAATTCATCTGGACTTACCTTAAGCCTTACGAGCAAAACTTGCAGACTGACGGCGATAAATTGTATATCTACGATAAAGATTTGAATCAGGTCACGATACGGGAATTGAATGGCGCGCTGGGCGCCAGTCCTGCGGCGATCTTGTTCGGCAACGGCGATCTCGAAAAGAATTTCCATCTCAAGGAAGCTGGCGTCAAGCAGGGAGTGGAGTGGCTGGAAGCGACCCCCAAAGCCAAAGACAGTCAGTTTGAACATATTGGCATAGGCATGAAAGACGGTCTGCCTTTGGCGCTGGAATTGCGCGACAGCTTTGGTCAGGTTTCTCTGGTGACACTGAAGAATGTGGAAAAAAATCTTGCATTCAAAGCGGATCAGTTTAAATTTATTATTCCATCTGGCGCAGATGTGTCCCGTCAATGA
- the trxB gene encoding thioredoxin-disulfide reductase: MSTPKHAHVLILGSGPAGYSAAVYAARANLKPVLITGVEQGGQLMTTTDVENWPADPLGVQGPELMQRFLQHAERFNTEIIFDYIHTAKLSEKPIRLIGDQAEYTCDSLIIATGASAQYLGLPSEQAFMGKGVSACATCDGFFYRGKEVAVVGGGNTAVEEALYLSNIASKVTVIHRRDKFRAEAILIDRLMAKVAEGKVEIKWNHTVDEVTGDDSGVTGLRIKSMIDSSTSDIALHGVFIAIGHKPNTSIFDGQLDMHNGYIKTKTGTEGMATATNIPGVFAAGDVQDHIYRQAITSAGTGCMAALDAQRFLEE, encoded by the coding sequence ATGTCGACTCCTAAACATGCTCACGTCTTGATTCTCGGCTCCGGGCCAGCAGGCTATTCTGCTGCCGTCTATGCGGCACGCGCCAATCTCAAACCGGTACTGATCACTGGCGTCGAACAAGGCGGACAGTTAATGACGACCACGGATGTCGAAAACTGGCCGGCCGATCCTTTGGGCGTACAAGGTCCGGAATTGATGCAAAGGTTCCTGCAGCATGCCGAGCGTTTCAATACCGAGATTATTTTCGACTACATACATACCGCAAAGTTAAGCGAAAAACCGATACGCCTGATCGGTGATCAGGCCGAATACACCTGCGACTCACTGATTATCGCCACCGGCGCATCCGCTCAATACCTTGGCTTACCATCTGAGCAAGCATTCATGGGCAAGGGCGTTTCCGCCTGCGCTACCTGCGATGGATTTTTCTATCGCGGCAAAGAAGTTGCGGTTGTCGGCGGCGGCAATACGGCGGTAGAAGAAGCCTTGTATTTGTCAAATATTGCCAGCAAAGTGACCGTCATCCACCGTCGTGACAAATTCCGCGCGGAAGCCATCCTGATCGACAGACTGATGGCCAAGGTTGCCGAAGGCAAGGTAGAAATCAAATGGAATCACACCGTAGATGAAGTGACTGGCGATGATAGCGGTGTCACTGGCCTGCGCATTAAGTCGATGATCGATAGCAGCACCTCAGATATTGCTTTGCACGGTGTTTTCATCGCCATCGGCCATAAGCCAAATACCAGTATTTTTGACGGTCAACTCGATATGCACAATGGCTATATCAAGACCAAGACCGGAACCGAAGGTATGGCAACGGCCACCAACATCCCGGGTGTATTTGCCGCCGGCGACGTTCAGGATCACATTTATCGCCAGGCGATTACCAGCGCCGGTACCGGTTGCATGGCTGCACTCGATGCGCAGCGTTTCCTGGAAGAGTAA
- a CDS encoding aldehyde dehydrogenase family protein, with amino-acid sequence MDNNINHLLAELGVNLTDYQGQDLASTSPIDGKNLASLRADTPEQVQAKISHAHTAFLQWREIPAPRRGELVRLFGEELRIHKQALGKVVTLEAGKILQEGLGEVQEMIDICDFAVGLSRQLYGLTIASERPGHRMMEVWHPIGVVGVISAFNFPVAVWAWNAALAFVCGNSVTWKPSEKTPLTALATHALFMKAVARFNASGNHAPAGLAELIIGGRDTGAQMVDDKRVVLVSATGSTRMGRQVAEACAKRLTRTILELGGNNAMIVAPSADLEMAVRGITFSAVGTAGQRCTTLRRLFVHDNIYDTLVPRLKKIYAGLPIGNPLEKTTLIGPLVDQAAFDAMQTALAVARQEQGLVFGGERVAVDACDHAYYVRPALVEMPTQTAAMHHETFAPVMYIVRYTDLQQAIDWNNEVPQGLSSSIFTTDMREAERFMSDSGSDCGIANVNIGPSGAEIGGAFGGEKDTGGGRESGSDAWKAYMRRSTNTVNFSNSLPLAQGISFDI; translated from the coding sequence ATGGACAATAACATCAATCACCTACTGGCCGAACTCGGTGTCAACCTGACCGACTATCAGGGTCAGGACCTGGCAAGTACCTCGCCTATCGACGGCAAAAACCTCGCCAGCCTGCGTGCCGACACACCGGAGCAAGTCCAGGCCAAAATCAGCCACGCCCACACTGCCTTTTTGCAATGGCGCGAAATACCGGCACCGCGTCGCGGCGAACTGGTACGCCTGTTCGGCGAAGAGCTGCGCATCCATAAACAAGCCTTAGGCAAAGTGGTCACGCTGGAAGCGGGCAAGATTTTGCAAGAGGGGCTGGGTGAAGTGCAGGAGATGATCGATATCTGCGACTTCGCGGTCGGTCTGTCGCGCCAGTTATATGGTCTGACCATCGCCTCCGAACGCCCCGGCCACCGCATGATGGAAGTCTGGCACCCTATCGGCGTGGTCGGTGTGATCTCCGCATTTAATTTTCCGGTAGCGGTATGGGCCTGGAATGCGGCACTCGCCTTTGTCTGCGGCAATAGCGTCACCTGGAAACCGTCGGAAAAAACCCCATTGACGGCGCTGGCGACCCATGCATTGTTCATGAAGGCAGTGGCGCGTTTCAACGCCAGCGGCAATCATGCGCCAGCTGGCTTGGCTGAACTGATCATAGGTGGCCGAGATACCGGTGCGCAGATGGTGGACGACAAACGCGTGGTGCTGGTCAGCGCCACCGGTAGCACGCGCATGGGCCGGCAAGTGGCCGAGGCCTGCGCCAAACGCCTGACCCGCACCATCCTGGAACTGGGTGGCAACAACGCTATGATCGTCGCCCCTAGCGCCGATCTGGAAATGGCGGTACGCGGCATTACCTTCTCAGCCGTCGGCACCGCCGGCCAGCGCTGCACCACCTTGCGCAGGCTATTCGTCCACGACAACATTTACGACACTCTGGTGCCACGCCTGAAAAAAATCTATGCCGGGCTGCCTATCGGCAATCCTTTGGAAAAAACGACGCTGATTGGCCCATTGGTTGATCAGGCCGCGTTTGACGCGATGCAAACCGCGCTCGCTGTGGCCAGACAAGAACAGGGGTTGGTGTTCGGCGGCGAGCGCGTCGCCGTTGATGCTTGTGATCACGCCTACTATGTGCGCCCGGCCTTGGTAGAAATGCCTACCCAGACGGCCGCCATGCACCATGAGACCTTCGCGCCCGTCATGTACATCGTGCGTTATACTGACTTGCAACAAGCGATAGACTGGAACAATGAAGTGCCGCAAGGCTTATCGTCGAGTATCTTCACTACCGATATGCGTGAAGCGGAACGCTTCATGTCAGACAGCGGTAGCGACTGCGGCATCGCCAACGTGAATATCGGCCCGTCCGGCGCCGAAATCGGCGGTGCCTTCGGCGGTGAAAAAGACACCGGCGGCGGGCGTGAATCAGGCTCCGACGCCTGGAAAGCGTATATGCGACGCTCTACCAATACCGTCAATTTCAGCAACTCGCTACCGCTGGCACAGGGCATCAGTTTTGATATCTGA
- a CDS encoding ABC transporter substrate-binding protein, producing MNDRRLFLGKTLAGAIALSSGSVAFADPGVTDSKIVLGQSAAFSGPAAQLGIQLHAGAKAYFDQVNAHGGVFGRKIEILKLDDKYEADLAAVNTKKLIEVDEVFALFGYVGTPTSNAALPLFTKAKVPFFAPFTGAQSLREPFNPQIFNIRASYFDETEHLVERLARTGLKNIAVFYQNDAYGKAGLAGVERALKKINLPMIDVVTVERNSIDVTKAVEKLLPKRPDVIIQISAYASCAAYIKAMRKAGYTGQFYNVSFVGSKALADTLGNDGPGVIVSQVVPFPWHLATPVVSEYTKVMNKAGISDLNFSSLEGFIAAKVFVEGLKRAGRTLTRDRLISALETINIGNYDMGGFDVAFSPSNHNGSKFVDMTVITKDSKFRN from the coding sequence ATGAATGATCGTCGTCTTTTTCTGGGTAAGACTTTAGCTGGCGCCATCGCGCTTTCTTCGGGAAGCGTTGCGTTTGCTGATCCGGGCGTGACTGATAGCAAGATAGTTCTAGGGCAATCTGCTGCATTTTCCGGGCCGGCTGCACAACTGGGTATACAGTTGCATGCGGGAGCCAAAGCTTATTTTGATCAAGTCAATGCTCACGGTGGTGTGTTCGGCCGCAAGATAGAAATACTTAAGCTTGATGATAAGTATGAGGCCGATCTTGCTGCTGTCAATACAAAAAAGCTGATAGAGGTGGATGAGGTTTTTGCCTTATTTGGCTATGTCGGCACCCCCACCAGTAATGCCGCTCTGCCTCTGTTTACCAAGGCAAAAGTTCCGTTTTTTGCGCCATTCACAGGTGCCCAGTCATTGCGTGAGCCTTTTAACCCACAAATATTTAATATCCGTGCCAGTTATTTTGATGAGACGGAACATTTAGTGGAGCGACTGGCTCGTACCGGATTGAAAAATATCGCAGTCTTCTATCAGAACGACGCTTACGGTAAGGCGGGTCTGGCCGGAGTTGAGCGCGCCCTGAAAAAAATAAACCTGCCTATGATCGATGTCGTAACCGTCGAACGTAATAGCATTGATGTTACCAAGGCGGTAGAGAAGCTTCTTCCCAAGCGGCCAGATGTCATTATACAAATCAGTGCCTACGCCTCATGTGCCGCTTATATTAAGGCGATGCGTAAAGCTGGATATACAGGGCAATTTTATAATGTCTCTTTTGTCGGAAGTAAGGCATTGGCCGATACCTTGGGTAATGACGGTCCCGGTGTGATTGTTTCACAGGTGGTGCCATTCCCATGGCATTTGGCGACGCCTGTTGTCAGTGAGTACACGAAGGTAATGAACAAGGCGGGTATCTCTGATTTGAACTTTTCCAGTCTGGAAGGCTTTATTGCCGCCAAGGTGTTTGTCGAGGGTTTGAAGCGGGCTGGGCGTACCCTGACGAGGGATCGGCTTATTTCTGCGCTTGAGACCATTAATATCGGTAATTACGATATGGGTGGATTCGATGTGGCTTTTTCTCCGTCTAATCACAATGGTTCGAAATTTGTGGACATGACCGTCATTACCAAAGACTCAAAATTTCGTAACTGA